The following are encoded in a window of Saccharothrix longispora genomic DNA:
- the rplF gene encoding 50S ribosomal protein L6 → MSRIGKLPITVPSGVDVNIAGQDVSVKGPKGSLSLTLAEPIIIEKADDGTLEVKRPNDERRSRSLHGLSRTLVQNMVVGVTQGYEKKMEIHGVGYRVALKGSDLEFALGYSHPVKVEAPAGITFAVETPTRFSVAGIDKQLVGEVAANIRKLRKPDPYKGKGVRYAGEKIRRKVGKTGK, encoded by the coding sequence ATGTCGCGCATCGGAAAGCTGCCGATCACCGTCCCCTCCGGGGTCGACGTGAACATCGCGGGCCAGGACGTCAGCGTGAAGGGCCCGAAGGGCTCGCTGTCGCTGACCCTCGCCGAGCCGATCATCATCGAGAAGGCCGACGACGGCACCCTCGAGGTGAAGCGCCCGAACGACGAGCGCCGCAGCCGCTCGCTGCACGGCCTGTCGCGCACCCTGGTGCAGAACATGGTCGTCGGCGTGACCCAGGGCTACGAGAAGAAGATGGAGATCCACGGCGTCGGTTACCGCGTGGCTCTGAAGGGCTCGGACCTGGAGTTCGCCCTGGGTTACAGCCACCCGGTGAAGGTGGAGGCCCCCGCGGGCATCACCTTCGCGGTGGAGACCCCGACCCGGTTCTCCGTGGCCGGCATCGACAAGCAGCTCGTGGGCGAGGTCGCCGCCAACATCCGCAAGCTGCGCAAGCCCGACCCGTACAAGGGCAAGGGCGTGCGCTACGCGGGCGAGAAGATCCGCCGCAAGGTCGGAAAGACGGGTAAGTGA
- the rplD gene encoding 50S ribosomal protein L4: MTSVEIRTPAGQTDGSVELPAAIFDAQANVALLHQVVVAQLAAARQGTHSTKTRGEVRGGGKKPYRQKGTGRARQGSTRAPQFAGGGVVHGPQPRDYSQRTPKKMKAAALRGALSDRARAGQVHVVSGFVEGDVPSTKSARKALGTVTEARRVLAVLLRTDEVSWVSLRNLPNVHIIAPDQLNTYDVLVNDDVVFTKDALDVFLASKAQHGQGSAEATAVSSDTDEEASK, translated from the coding sequence ATGACTTCCGTTGAGATCCGCACCCCGGCCGGCCAGACCGACGGCTCCGTCGAGCTGCCCGCCGCGATCTTCGACGCGCAGGCGAACGTGGCGCTGCTGCACCAGGTGGTCGTGGCCCAGCTGGCCGCGGCCCGCCAGGGCACGCACTCCACCAAGACCCGCGGTGAAGTCCGCGGCGGTGGCAAGAAGCCGTACCGGCAGAAGGGCACCGGCCGCGCCCGTCAGGGCTCGACCCGCGCCCCGCAGTTCGCCGGTGGTGGCGTCGTGCACGGCCCCCAGCCGCGCGACTACAGCCAGCGCACCCCCAAGAAGATGAAGGCCGCCGCCCTGCGCGGTGCCCTCTCCGACCGGGCGCGCGCCGGCCAGGTCCACGTGGTGAGCGGCTTCGTCGAGGGCGACGTCCCGTCGACCAAGTCGGCCCGCAAGGCGCTGGGGACGGTCACCGAGGCCCGCCGCGTGCTGGCCGTGCTGCTGCGCACCGACGAGGTTTCGTGGGTCAGCCTGCGCAACCTGCCGAACGTGCACATCATCGCCCCGGACCAGCTGAACACGTACGACGTGCTGGTCAACGACGACGTGGTGTTCACCAAGGACGCGCTCGACGTGTTCCTCGCGAGCAAGGCCCAGCACGGGCAGGGTTCCGCCGAGGCCACTGCGGTGTCGTCCGACACCGACGAGGAGGCTTCGAAGTGA
- the rpsQ gene encoding 30S ribosomal protein S17: MSESNEVTTEVRNDRKVREGYVVSDKMDKTIVVAVEDRKKHRRYSKVMRSTTKVKAHDEGNTAGVGDRVLLMETRPLSATKRWRLVEILEKAK, translated from the coding sequence ATGAGCGAGAGCAACGAAGTGACGACCGAGGTGCGCAACGACCGCAAGGTCCGCGAGGGCTACGTCGTGTCCGACAAGATGGACAAGACGATCGTGGTCGCGGTCGAGGACCGCAAGAAGCACCGCCGGTACTCGAAGGTCATGCGCTCCACCACCAAGGTGAAGGCGCACGACGAGGGCAACACCGCCGGTGTCGGCGACCGCGTCCTGCTCATGGAGACGCGTCCGCTGTCCGCCACCAAGCGCTGGCGCCTCGTCGAGATCCTCGAGAAGGCCAAGTAG
- the rplX gene encoding 50S ribosomal protein L24, whose amino-acid sequence MKVKKGDTVVVIAGKDKGARGKVIQAYPAENRVLVEGVNRIKKHTRVTQTQRGAQSGGIVTQEAPINVSNVMVVDSDGKPTRVGYRTNDEGKRVRISRRNGKDI is encoded by the coding sequence ATGAAGGTGAAGAAGGGCGACACCGTCGTGGTTATCGCCGGCAAGGACAAGGGTGCTCGCGGCAAGGTCATCCAGGCCTACCCCGCTGAGAACCGCGTCCTGGTCGAGGGCGTCAACCGCATCAAGAAGCACACCCGGGTCACCCAGACCCAGCGTGGCGCGCAGTCGGGCGGCATCGTGACCCAGGAAGCCCCCATCAACGTGTCGAACGTGATGGTGGTCGACTCGGACGGCAAGCCGACCCGCGTGGGCTACCGGACGAACGACGAGGGCAAGCGGGTGCGCATTTCCCGTCGTAACGGGAAGGACATCTGA
- the secY gene encoding preprotein translocase subunit SecY yields MLGAFRSALATPDLRKKILFTLGIVVVYRLGATMPAPGVSFKNVKQCIEQVDQQGIYSLINLFSGGALLNLSIFALGIMPYITASIIVQLLTVVIPRFEQLKKEGQAGQGKLTQYTRYLTIALAVLQSTGIIALAVRDQLFQNCDVPVIPDESIFNLVVLVVVMTAGTSVIMWLGEIITEKGIGNGMSLLIFCGIAARIPIEGKIIWDRGGLTFFLVCIAALLIIASVVYVEQAQRRIPVQYAKRMIGRRMYGGTSTYLPLKVNQAGVIPVIFASSLLYLPDLISRLTTSNDGSAPGWWQTFVQTHLVSQSSPIHIALYFLLIVFFTYFYVGITFNPDERADEMKKFGGFIPGIRPGRPTAEYLRFVLGRITLPGSLYLGIVAILPNLFLDLTGQGQNQNFPFGGTAVLIMVGVGLDTVKQIESQLMQRNYEGFLR; encoded by the coding sequence GTGCTCGGCGCATTCCGCTCGGCTCTCGCGACGCCGGACCTACGGAAGAAGATCCTCTTCACACTGGGGATCGTCGTGGTGTACCGGTTGGGCGCGACCATGCCCGCGCCGGGCGTCTCCTTCAAGAACGTCAAACAGTGCATCGAGCAGGTCGACCAGCAGGGGATCTACTCGCTGATCAACCTGTTCAGCGGCGGCGCGCTGCTGAACCTGTCGATCTTCGCGCTGGGCATCATGCCCTACATCACCGCGAGCATCATCGTCCAGCTCCTCACCGTGGTCATCCCGCGGTTCGAGCAGCTGAAGAAGGAAGGGCAGGCGGGTCAGGGCAAGCTGACCCAGTACACCCGCTACCTGACCATCGCGCTGGCGGTCCTCCAGTCCACGGGCATCATCGCCCTGGCCGTGCGCGACCAGCTCTTCCAGAACTGCGACGTCCCCGTCATCCCCGACGAGAGCATCTTCAACCTGGTCGTCCTCGTGGTCGTGATGACCGCCGGCACCAGCGTGATCATGTGGCTCGGTGAGATCATCACCGAGAAGGGGATCGGCAACGGCATGTCGCTGCTGATCTTCTGCGGCATCGCGGCGCGCATCCCGATCGAGGGCAAGATCATCTGGGACCGCGGCGGCCTGACCTTCTTCCTGGTCTGCATCGCGGCACTGCTGATCATCGCCAGCGTCGTCTACGTCGAGCAGGCCCAGCGCCGCATCCCGGTCCAGTACGCGAAGCGCATGATCGGCCGGCGGATGTACGGCGGCACGTCCACGTACCTGCCGCTCAAGGTGAACCAGGCCGGTGTCATCCCGGTCATCTTCGCCTCGTCGCTGCTGTACCTGCCCGACCTGATCTCGCGGCTCACCACCTCGAACGACGGCTCCGCCCCCGGCTGGTGGCAGACCTTCGTCCAGACGCACCTGGTCAGCCAGTCGAGCCCGATCCACATCGCGCTCTACTTCCTGCTGATCGTCTTCTTCACGTACTTCTACGTCGGCATCACGTTCAACCCGGACGAGCGCGCCGACGAGATGAAGAAGTTCGGTGGGTTCATCCCGGGTATCCGACCGGGTCGACCGACCGCCGAGTACCTCCGCTTCGTCCTGGGGCGGATCACGCTGCCGGGCTCGCTCTACCTGGGCATCGTCGCCATCCTGCCGAACCTGTTCCTCGACCTGACCGGTCAGGGCCAGAACCAGAACTTCCCGTTCGGCGGCACGGCGGTGCTGATCATGGTCGGTGTCGGCCTCGACACCGTGAAGCAGATCGAGAGCCAGCTCATGCAGCGCAACTACGAAGGGTTCCTCCGCTAG
- a CDS encoding type Z 30S ribosomal protein S14, with amino-acid sequence MAKKALINKAAAKPKFKVRGYTRCQRCGRPHSVFRKFGLCRICLREMAHRGELPGVSKSSW; translated from the coding sequence ATGGCCAAGAAGGCGCTGATCAACAAGGCCGCGGCCAAGCCGAAGTTCAAGGTGCGGGGTTACACCCGCTGCCAGCGCTGCGGTCGCCCGCACTCGGTGTTCCGCAAGTTCGGCCTGTGCCGGATCTGCCTCCGCGAGATGGCCCACCGGGGCGAGCTGCCCGGCGTGAGCAAGTCCAGCTGGTAA
- the rpsC gene encoding 30S ribosomal protein S3 yields the protein MGQKINPHGFRLGITTDWKSRWYADKQYAEYVAEDVKIRKLLSKGMERAGISKVEIERTRDRVRVDIHTARPGIVIGRRGAEADRIRGELEKLTKKQVQLNILEVKSPESDAQLVAQGVAEQLSNRVAFRRAMRKAIQSAMRSPQVKGIRVQCGGRLGGAEMSRSEHYRDGRVPLHTLRADIDYGFFEARTTFGRIGVKVWIYKGDIVGGISAKRERDAAPAADRAPRRDRTDRPNRARRSGASGTTATSTEAGRAAQASDQTTGDVATDNAPNVAKTEG from the coding sequence GTGGGCCAGAAGATCAACCCACACGGCTTCCGCCTCGGTATCACCACCGACTGGAAGTCGCGCTGGTACGCCGACAAGCAGTACGCCGAGTACGTGGCCGAGGACGTCAAGATCCGGAAGCTGCTCTCGAAGGGCATGGAGCGCGCCGGCATCTCGAAGGTGGAGATCGAGCGCACCCGTGACCGGGTCCGCGTCGACATCCACACCGCCCGGCCGGGCATCGTCATCGGCCGCCGCGGCGCCGAGGCCGACCGCATCCGCGGTGAGCTGGAGAAGCTCACCAAGAAGCAGGTGCAGCTCAACATCCTCGAGGTGAAGAGCCCGGAGTCGGACGCCCAGCTCGTCGCGCAGGGCGTGGCCGAGCAGCTGTCCAACCGCGTGGCCTTCCGCCGTGCGATGCGCAAGGCCATCCAGTCGGCCATGCGCTCGCCGCAGGTGAAGGGCATCCGCGTGCAGTGCGGTGGTCGCCTCGGCGGTGCCGAGATGTCCCGCTCGGAGCACTACCGCGACGGCCGCGTGCCGCTGCACACGCTCCGCGCCGACATCGACTACGGCTTCTTCGAGGCCCGCACCACGTTCGGCCGCATCGGCGTGAAGGTGTGGATCTACAAGGGCGACATCGTCGGTGGCATCAGTGCCAAGCGCGAGCGCGACGCCGCCCCGGCGGCCGACCGCGCGCCGCGGCGCGACCGCACCGACCGCCCGAACCGGGCCCGCCGCTCCGGTGCCAGTGGCACCACCGCGACGAGCACGGAGGCGGGTCGCGCCGCCCAGGCAAGTGATCAGACGACTGGCGACGTTGCCACGGACAACGCTCCGAACGTCGCGAAGACGGAGGGCTGA
- the rplE gene encoding 50S ribosomal protein L5, whose protein sequence is MTTVEKTIPRLKARYREEIVAELRKQFEYANVMQIPGVVKVVVNMGVGDAARDGKLIEGAVKDLAIITGQRPEVRRARKSIAQFKLREGMPIGARVTLRGDRMWEFLDRLLTIALPRIRDFRGLSGKQFDGNGNYTFGLNEQSMFHEIDPDAIDRPRGMDITVVTTATNDEEGRALLKQLGFPFREN, encoded by the coding sequence ATGACCACCGTTGAGAAGACCATCCCCCGGCTGAAGGCGCGCTACCGCGAGGAGATCGTCGCGGAGCTGCGCAAGCAGTTCGAGTACGCCAACGTCATGCAGATCCCCGGCGTGGTGAAGGTCGTCGTCAACATGGGTGTCGGTGACGCCGCCCGCGACGGCAAGCTGATCGAGGGTGCCGTCAAGGACCTCGCGATCATCACCGGCCAGCGCCCCGAGGTCCGCCGGGCCCGCAAGTCCATCGCGCAGTTCAAGCTGCGCGAGGGCATGCCGATCGGCGCCCGCGTGACGCTGCGCGGCGACCGCATGTGGGAGTTCCTGGACCGGCTGCTGACGATCGCGCTGCCCCGCATCCGCGACTTCCGCGGCCTCTCGGGCAAGCAGTTCGACGGCAACGGGAACTACACTTTCGGTCTCAACGAGCAGTCGATGTTCCACGAGATCGACCCCGACGCCATCGACCGCCCCCGCGGCATGGACATCACGGTCGTCACCACCGCCACGAACGACGAGGAAGGCCGCGCGCTGCTCAAGCAGCTGGGCTTCCCGTTCAGGGAGAACTGA
- the rplB gene encoding 50S ribosomal protein L2 encodes MGIRKYKPTTPGRRGASVSDFAEITRSTPEKSLIRPLHGRGGRNASGKITTRHKGGGHKRAYRLIDFRRTDKDGVPAKVAHIEYDPNRTARIALLHYADGEKRYIIAPSKLQQGDRIENGPKADIKPGNNLPLRNIPVGTVIHAIELRPGGGAKIARSAGASVQLVAKDGPYAQLRMPSGEIRNVDVRCRATVGEVGNAEHQNINWGKAGRMRWKGKKPTVRGVAMNPVDHPHGGGEGKTSGGRHPVNPAGKPEGRTRRRKASDKLIVRRRRTGKKR; translated from the coding sequence ATGGGCATTCGCAAGTACAAGCCGACGACCCCCGGTCGTCGCGGTGCGAGCGTCTCCGACTTCGCCGAGATCACTCGGTCGACGCCGGAGAAGTCGCTGATCCGCCCGCTGCACGGCCGTGGTGGCCGCAACGCGTCGGGCAAGATCACGACGCGGCACAAGGGTGGCGGCCACAAGCGGGCCTACCGCCTCATCGACTTCCGCCGCACCGACAAGGACGGCGTGCCGGCCAAGGTCGCGCACATCGAGTACGACCCCAACCGCACGGCGCGCATCGCGCTGCTGCACTACGCCGACGGCGAGAAGCGCTACATCATCGCGCCGTCGAAGTTGCAGCAGGGCGACCGGATCGAGAACGGCCCCAAGGCCGACATCAAGCCGGGCAACAACCTGCCGCTGCGCAACATCCCGGTCGGTACCGTGATCCACGCGATCGAGCTCCGCCCCGGCGGCGGCGCGAAGATCGCCCGCTCGGCCGGTGCCAGCGTGCAGCTCGTCGCCAAGGACGGCCCCTACGCCCAGCTGCGGATGCCCTCGGGCGAGATCCGCAACGTGGACGTCCGGTGCCGCGCCACGGTCGGCGAGGTCGGCAACGCCGAGCACCAGAACATCAACTGGGGCAAGGCCGGCCGCATGCGGTGGAAGGGCAAGAAGCCCACCGTCCGCGGTGTCGCCATGAACCCGGTCGACCACCCGCACGGTGGTGGTGAGGGCAAGACCTCCGGTGGTCGCCACCCGGTGAACCCGGCCGGCAAGCCCGAAGGCCGTACCCGCCGCCGCAAGGCAAGCGACAAGCTCATCGTCCGGCGTCGTCGCACCGGTAAGAAGCGCTGA
- the rplP gene encoding 50S ribosomal protein L16, translated as MLIPRRVKHRKQHHPGRSGAAKGGTRVTFGEYGIQALEPAYVTNRQIESARIAINRHIRRGGKVWINIFPDRPLTKKPAETRMGSGKGSPEWWVANVKPGRVLFEMSFPNEAVAREALRRAIHKLPMKCRIVTREGGEF; from the coding sequence GTGCTCATCCCGCGCAGGGTCAAGCACCGCAAGCAGCACCACCCCGGTCGGTCCGGTGCTGCCAAGGGCGGTACGAGGGTCACGTTCGGCGAGTACGGCATCCAGGCTCTGGAGCCCGCCTACGTCACCAACCGGCAGATCGAGTCGGCTCGTATCGCGATCAACCGGCACATCCGCCGTGGCGGCAAGGTCTGGATCAACATCTTCCCGGACCGCCCGCTGACCAAGAAGCCGGCCGAGACCCGCATGGGTTCCGGCAAGGGCTCCCCGGAGTGGTGGGTGGCCAACGTCAAGCCGGGTCGGGTGCTCTTCGAGATGAGCTTCCCGAACGAGGCTGTGGCCCGCGAGGCGCTCCGCCGCGCGATCCACAAGCTCCCGATGAAGTGCCGCATCGTTACGCGTGAGGGTGGTGAGTTCTGA
- the rplO gene encoding 50S ribosomal protein L15 produces MTIKIHDLRPAPGAKTAKTRVGRGEGSKGKTAGRGTKGTGARKNVSPRFEGGQMPLHMRLPKLKGFRNPFRTEYQVVNVGDIARVFPDGGRVDVDALIHAGLVRKNELVKVLGNGDLNGVKVDVVANKFSGSAVEKIAAAGGTHTVL; encoded by the coding sequence GTGACCATCAAGATCCATGACCTGCGTCCGGCCCCCGGCGCCAAGACCGCGAAGACCCGTGTCGGTCGCGGTGAGGGCTCCAAGGGCAAGACGGCCGGTCGCGGTACGAAGGGCACCGGCGCGCGGAAGAACGTCTCCCCGCGCTTCGAGGGTGGCCAGATGCCGCTGCACATGCGCCTGCCGAAGCTCAAGGGCTTCCGCAACCCGTTCCGCACCGAGTACCAGGTCGTGAACGTCGGCGACATCGCCCGGGTCTTCCCGGACGGTGGCCGCGTCGACGTGGACGCCCTGATCCACGCGGGCCTGGTGCGCAAGAACGAGCTCGTCAAGGTCCTCGGCAACGGTGACCTGAACGGCGTGAAGGTCGACGTCGTGGCGAACAAGTTCTCGGGCAGCGCGGTCGAGAAGATCGCCGCCGCCGGCGGCACGCACACGGTGCTCTAG
- the rplW gene encoding 50S ribosomal protein L23, with translation MIPDHRDILLAPVISEKSYGLLEENKYTFVVAPGANKTQIKIAVEKVFGVKVVSVNTINRQGKRKRTRTGFGKRKDTKRAIVTLSAESKPIEIFGGPAA, from the coding sequence GTGATCCCCGACCACAGGGACATCCTGCTCGCGCCGGTGATCTCCGAGAAGTCCTACGGGCTCCTCGAGGAGAACAAGTACACCTTCGTGGTGGCTCCGGGTGCGAACAAGACCCAGATCAAGATTGCCGTGGAGAAGGTCTTCGGCGTCAAGGTCGTCAGCGTCAACACGATCAACCGCCAGGGCAAGCGCAAGCGCACCCGGACGGGCTTCGGCAAGCGCAAGGACACCAAGCGCGCCATCGTGACGCTGTCCGCCGAGAGCAAGCCGATCGAGATCTTCGGCGGCCCGGCCGCCTGA
- the rpsE gene encoding 30S ribosomal protein S5, giving the protein MPGRTRREGGGGERGERRDRRDGGRGGAAQEKTPHLERVVAINRVSKVVKGGRRFSFTALVVVGDGDGMVGVGYGKAKEVPAAIAKGVEEAKKNFFRVPRIAGTIPHPIQGEKAAGVVLLRPASAGTGVIAGGAVRAVLECAGVHDVLSKSLGSDNAINIVHATVAALKGLQRPEEVAARRGLPLEDVAPAGMLRARAGAV; this is encoded by the coding sequence ATGCCAGGACGCACGCGTCGCGAAGGCGGCGGGGGCGAGCGCGGAGAGCGTCGCGACCGTCGTGATGGCGGCCGCGGCGGCGCGGCCCAGGAGAAGACCCCGCACCTGGAGCGCGTGGTCGCGATCAACCGCGTCTCCAAGGTCGTGAAGGGTGGTCGTCGCTTCAGCTTCACCGCCCTCGTCGTGGTCGGCGACGGCGACGGCATGGTCGGTGTCGGCTACGGCAAGGCCAAGGAAGTGCCGGCGGCGATCGCCAAGGGTGTGGAGGAGGCGAAGAAGAACTTCTTCCGCGTCCCCCGCATCGCGGGCACGATCCCCCACCCGATCCAGGGCGAGAAGGCGGCCGGTGTCGTCCTGCTCCGCCCGGCGTCGGCCGGTACCGGTGTCATCGCCGGTGGCGCCGTCCGCGCGGTGCTGGAGTGCGCCGGTGTCCACGACGTGCTGAGCAAGTCGCTGGGCTCCGACAACGCCATCAACATCGTGCACGCCACGGTGGCGGCCCTGAAGGGCCTCCAGCGCCCCGAGGAGGTGGCCGCCCGCCGCGGCCTGCCGCTGGAGGATGTGGCTCCCGCCGGCATGCTCCGCGCCCGTGCAGGGGCGGTGTGA
- the rpmC gene encoding 50S ribosomal protein L29, translating into MAAGTTASELRELTEEELVLRLREAKEELFNLRFQMATGQLDNNRRLRTVRHEIARIYTVMRERELGLSTSPDAVSTGEGAA; encoded by the coding sequence ATGGCAGCGGGTACCACCGCTTCCGAGCTGCGCGAGCTCACCGAGGAAGAGCTCGTGCTGCGCCTGAGGGAGGCGAAGGAGGAGCTGTTCAACCTCCGCTTCCAGATGGCCACCGGGCAGCTCGACAACAACCGCCGCCTGCGCACGGTCCGGCACGAGATCGCCCGGATCTACACCGTGATGCGGGAGCGGGAGCTGGGTCTCTCGACCTCCCCCGACGCGGTTTCCACTGGTGAGGGTGCGGCATGA
- the rplR gene encoding 50S ribosomal protein L18, with amino-acid sequence MSETATKRKPVGKDISTTRRVSKTRRHFRLRKKVSGTAERPRLAVHRSSKHITVQIIDDLTGHTLAAASSVEADVRAVDGDKKARAAKVGQLAAARAKEAGITKVVFDRGGNAYHGRIAALADAAREAGLEF; translated from the coding sequence ATGAGCGAGACTGCAACCAAGCGCAAGCCGGTGGGCAAGGACATCTCGACCACCCGCCGCGTCTCCAAGACCCGTCGTCACTTCCGCCTCCGCAAGAAGGTCAGCGGCACCGCGGAGCGCCCGCGCCTGGCGGTGCACCGGTCGTCGAAGCACATCACCGTGCAGATCATCGACGACCTGACCGGCCACACCCTGGCCGCCGCCTCGTCGGTCGAAGCGGACGTCCGCGCGGTCGACGGCGACAAGAAGGCCCGTGCGGCGAAGGTCGGCCAGCTGGCCGCCGCCCGTGCGAAGGAAGCCGGCATCACCAAGGTCGTGTTCGACCGCGGTGGCAACGCCTACCACGGCCGGATCGCGGCTCTGGCCGACGCCGCCCGCGAGGCGGGGCTGGAGTTCTGA
- the rpsS gene encoding 30S ribosomal protein S19 — protein sequence MPRSLKKGPFVDDHLLKKVDVLNESGKKTVIKTWSRRSTIIPDMLGHTIAVHDGRKHVPVFVTEAMVGHKLGEFAPTRTFKGHIKDDRKSRRR from the coding sequence ATGCCTCGCAGCCTTAAGAAGGGCCCCTTCGTGGACGACCACCTGCTCAAGAAGGTGGACGTCCTCAACGAGTCGGGCAAGAAGACCGTCATCAAGACCTGGTCCCGCCGGTCGACGATCATCCCCGACATGCTGGGCCACACGATCGCGGTGCACGACGGCCGCAAGCACGTGCCGGTGTTCGTGACGGAGGCGATGGTCGGGCACAAGCTCGGCGAGTTCGCCCCGACCCGCACGTTCAAGGGTCACATCAAGGACGACCGGAAGTCGCGCCGCCGCTAA
- the rplV gene encoding 50S ribosomal protein L22: MNARNEAEAPELPRAVARARYVRDTPMKVRRVVELIRGRSASEALAVLQFAPQAASEPVRKVLASAMANAENNLSLDPDTLWVSKVYVDEGPTLKRFRPRAQGRAYRIRKRTSHITVEVESRPKKAGAKAGVDGKKGAR; this comes from the coding sequence ATGAACGCCCGTAACGAAGCTGAGGCGCCGGAGCTCCCGCGCGCCGTGGCTCGGGCTCGCTACGTCCGCGACACGCCGATGAAGGTGCGCCGCGTCGTCGAGCTCATCAGGGGTCGTAGCGCCAGCGAGGCCCTGGCCGTGCTCCAGTTCGCGCCGCAGGCGGCATCTGAGCCGGTCCGCAAGGTGCTCGCGAGCGCCATGGCCAACGCCGAGAACAACCTGTCCCTCGACCCCGACACCCTGTGGGTGTCGAAGGTCTACGTGGACGAGGGTCCGACCCTCAAGCGGTTCCGCCCGCGCGCCCAGGGCCGCGCCTACCGGATCCGCAAGCGGACGAGCCACATCACCGTCGAGGTGGAGAGCCGTCCCAAGAAGGCCGGCGCGAAGGCCGGCGTTGATGGGAAGAAGGGGGCTCGGTAG
- the rpmD gene encoding 50S ribosomal protein L30 — protein MAQLKVTQVKSSIGTKHNHRESLRTLGLRKIRQSVVREDTPQVRGLIQAVRHLVVVEEVQS, from the coding sequence ATGGCGCAGCTCAAGGTGACCCAGGTCAAGAGCAGCATCGGTACCAAGCACAACCACCGCGAGTCCCTCCGGACCCTGGGGTTGCGCAAGATCCGCCAGTCGGTGGTCCGCGAGGACACGCCGCAGGTGCGCGGCCTGATCCAGGCCGTCCGCCACCTGGTGGTCGTCGAGGAGGTCCAGTCGTGA
- the rplN gene encoding 50S ribosomal protein L14: MIQQESRLRVADNTGAKEILCIRVLGGSGRRYAGIGDIIVATVKQAIPGAGVKKGDVVKAVIVRTVKEKRRPDGSYIRFDENAAVLIKNDNEPRGTRIFGPVGRELRDKKFMKIISLAPEVL; this comes from the coding sequence GTGATCCAGCAGGAGTCGCGGCTGCGCGTCGCCGACAACACCGGTGCGAAGGAAATCCTTTGCATCCGTGTTCTCGGTGGCTCGGGCCGCCGCTACGCGGGTATCGGGGACATCATCGTCGCGACGGTGAAGCAGGCCATCCCCGGTGCCGGTGTCAAGAAGGGCGACGTCGTCAAGGCGGTCATCGTCCGCACGGTCAAGGAGAAGCGCCGTCCCGACGGCTCTTACATCCGCTTCGACGAGAACGCCGCGGTGCTCATCAAGAACGACAACGAGCCGCGCGGCACCCGCATCTTCGGCCCGGTCGGCCGCGAGCTGCGCGACAAGAAGTTCATGAAGATCATCTCGTTGGCGCCGGAGGTGCTCTGA
- the rpsH gene encoding 30S ribosomal protein S8, with protein MTMTDPIADMLTRLRNANSAYHDKVVMPHSKLKANIAEILKREGYIASYRDEQGDVAKNLVVELKYGPNRERSIAGLRRVSKPGLRVYAKSTNLPKVLGGLGVAIISTSGGLMTDRQANKSGVGGEVLAYVW; from the coding sequence ATGACGATGACCGACCCGATCGCAGACATGTTGACCCGTCTGCGGAACGCGAACTCGGCTTACCACGACAAGGTCGTGATGCCGCACTCGAAGTTGAAGGCGAACATCGCCGAGATCCTCAAGCGCGAGGGCTACATCGCGAGCTACCGCGACGAGCAGGGCGACGTCGCGAAGAACCTGGTCGTGGAGCTGAAGTACGGCCCCAACCGGGAGCGCAGCATCGCGGGTCTCCGCCGCGTGTCGAAGCCCGGTCTGCGCGTCTACGCGAAGTCGACCAACCTGCCGAAGGTGCTCGGTGGTCTTGGCGTCGCGATCATCTCGACCTCTGGCGGTCTCATGACCGACCGCCAGGCCAACAAGTCCGGTGTGGGCGGGGAAGTCCTCGCCTACGTCTGGTGA